The Lycium barbarum isolate Lr01 chromosome 11, ASM1917538v2, whole genome shotgun sequence genome contains the following window.
ATTTTTTATGGTAGTAGTCCTTTAATTTATAATATATTCTTTTATTTAAGTAATTTTGTAAAcaccttttttttcaaaaaaaaaaaaaatcctttttacTTGATTaataagcctttttttttttactataatttcATCTCCTTAATCAATTAATTCTTTATCGTGTTCCCCCTTTTTATTATCTAATAAAAAAATACTGACGATCAAGTGTTGGCAGTGGTATAGCTTATGGAATTTGACAAACTTTTGTAGATTTCGAGTCAGTTCTACTTTGAATTAAAATATACATAGAAATTCATATTAAAAATCAGATGAACCAAAACGCCAATTAAaagacaaaaaaagaaaagaaaacaaatacgCCATGAAGATTCATCTTGGATAAATGTTTCACTTGAATTTTTCCTTCTCATATTTTTCGATATGTATAAGTGTGTGTGTTTGAATATTGAATCAGTCATATTAATTTGAATTTTAGCAAATTCCAGGCCTTGCGTTATTGATACTTGAAATTTTCCTAACATTATGAACTATATAGCCAATGGGTAGAACTTGGAGGTTTTTTGAGGTTTCTAAGTCCTAATCCTGATTAAGACCTTGCTTTTGTTAATTAAATTTAGACCATTAATTTTAAAATGGAACATACGTACTCTATCCAAGAAGAATTTTGAAAATTGAGACAATGAAAAATGGAGAGAAGCCTAATCCGATTAAACAACTTTTGCACCATATTTTTGACATAGATGagatgaaaatgatttttcttgacaaaattaatttttaaaaagaaTATATTATAAAGTACACGACAAATTTGTTAAATAATATGTTTTTATTTTGAGAATAATTAGTTAAATGAATTGTtataaagaaaattaaaataaaaagggTTAGCATAATATCATACTAAACCACAAAAGAAATAAGGGTTACAAAGCCAAACTTGAGGGGAAGTTTATATAATTATCTCTTTAGTTTTTTTTGCTAAGTGACTTTGTGAGAAAAGTAATCTAAACTTGAGTGACCTCGTGAGAAAACTAATCGAACTTGAGTGACTTTGTTGATATAAAATAAACATTAAAGACTTTTAAGATAATTTGCTAGAGTTGAGTGACCATATAAGTTATTCACTCAAAATTTCTGTAAAGCCCTCTAAAACCAATtcaagagcctgtttggatgggcttatgcctataagctgtttacagcttataagctaaaaaaaataagttggatagtctaacttattttttttttggcttataagttgttttcagcttatgagctgctttagataaaataagtcaaacgggcccaattatttttttgagcttattttaagcacagaatgactttaagctggccagtcaaacactcaaaaaagctgaaaacagcttataagcaacttataagccaatccaaacaggctccaagTCTATACAATGATGTAAATCCTCCAAAAGAATTAAATTTAGTAACACTCCCATTAAAATAAATCAACATTGGAAGCAAAATATAGGAGTCTCATTCTACTGTATTGTTCCATTGGATGGAATGTTTATTAATGGAGTTTGAGGCGCTCGATCCTAAAATAAACCTTATGAGGTGAATCTTATTCAAAACCATATAAAGAGACTATAAACTCAAATTACCACAAGTTTAATGACTATTCGGGCAATTAACTCGGATTTATTATCACAAGATAATTGTGGGTTCCTTTATCTCATGTTTGGTACtgttttttgttttggaatttgttTATACCACATTCGATCTGGATAGTAATTTTGGAATTAGTAATCCGCAAATAAAGCAACAACAGCTGCTCAGCTAATGCCCTTTTCCAAAGCTTTCTCCTGAAGTTTTTTAAGGACGCTTTTTAATCTAATGAACCAAGCATCTACTAATAAAAGTATATTCACTAAATAATTTTATCATTATTAAATTCTCGTATTATAATCCCGAAATAATTTGTTAACAGCCCCAATCCCCATTAAACTTCAAAACTTAATAAGAGTGGTACCGGAGGATTTCAATCTCTCAGACTTCACGGTACCTTATTGTTTTCTAAACCAAAGTTAAAAGACAATTTCCAATTATTAAATTCAAATCTCTGAAATATTCCCTACCACCATCACCttttaaaaaatagaaagtaTAACAAGATATGATTAACAAGGATCTGTAAATTGGGTAGGAGATAATTTTAGTACACTTACAGAAACTCTACCTCATTTATGGTAAAATTATGAACAAAGTAACAAAGCTGCGTTCTTCAGTAGTTCATCAATGAGTTTCCCAAGAGACAAGTACGAAGATCCACCTTCCATTACGCTAGTCCTGCTCTTCTCCTTCATCTCCTTTGCTTTATCTCTTACTTCAGAGTTAGTTTCCATCAATTTCTTTACACCTTTTTCTATGGCTTCTGCAGTTACCATCGGTTGATCTTTATTCCTTTCACAGTAATCCAAAGTGATCTCAACTGCGGTTCCCACTTCTTTCACCAACTGAAACGCATTTACCTGCAGTAGCGAAATAAAAAATTTCACTAAAGTTGTTTAAggtttaatatatatgtataaagaaTAATTTTTAACTTATATATGCAATATACTTTCGAGTATCGAATTCCACTGTTTACCTGCTGCTCCGAGTGCAATGGCCAGGTCGCTATAGGCACCCCACACCATATACTTTCGAGTATCGAATTCCATCCGCAGTGTGACACAAATCCCCCGACTGCTTCGTGGGACAAAACTTTCAATTGCGGGACCCATCCCACCACTTTCCCTCTTTTCTCTGTCCGGTTTAGGAATCCCACCGGCAAGATTTCTGAATAGCTCGTGTATTCTCCTGGGAATTCTGCGTTGTTGCTCTGTGGTGGCCTGCGTAAAGACCACAAGAACCGGCAGCCGGTTTTCTCTAGAGCTATAGCGATCTCGTTCACTTGGTCAACCGGTACGCTTCCCTGGCTTCCAAAACAGATTAGCACCACCGAATTTGGTGGCTGTTCGTCCAACCAATTTGTTATTTCTGCCTCCTCTGTGGCTGACTTGGATTTTGACTGGTTCAAAATTGGACCAATTGGATAAATGAGTGGCAGTGGGACCCGTTCAGATCTTGAAATATCATTGctgctgctgttgttgttgtaagcaTCTAAGGCGTGGATTTCTAGTTCCGCAAAGGTGTTAATGATGATGCCTTTAGCCTTTCTATAGCCACGAGCGAAATCAAGAAATCTCCCTAACCATGTGTCTCTATCGACTAGGACCATTGGCAATACACTAGGAGGAACTGGGTATGCGTAACTAGGAAACGATAACGGAGAAGTACTGTCGGAGTTCTTGAAAGTGGAAACATCTTGGTGGCACTCATCTTCAAGAAACTGGAAATGAAGCATCAATCCAAGAAAAGCAGCTGGCGAGGTGAAAAACACGTAGCTCGGGATCCCAAACTCGTCGGCTACATCCATTAACGGAGTGCACAACATGTCCACAACAAATCCAGCGAGTTTACAACCAGGGCGTTGACTTCTCAAGAATTCCCTGATGTGGGATTTCTGGCTTTGTACTAACCGATAGACGAAATGTCCTCGGGTTTTGGAACTCCATTCTGGGGTTGGATCAGGAGACGGTAATGCGATGAATTGGAGGCGATTGGAGGAGGATGAAGCAGCTACGGAGTCGACGAAAGGGCCACTAACCGCGTCGATGTAATCGGGGAGTTTCATAATGAGGACAGTGATTGAGAGCTGATGATTTTGGTGGATGAGGAGTTTTGCTAACTCCAACATTTGAGCAACATGGCCCATTGCTGGAGATGGGATGACAATTAGTTCGGCTAATTTCTCCATATAAGCTGCCTGTATTGGTTTTCtgcttttgttcttctttttgctCTTACTTTTGTAGATTTATCATCTGTTTTTACGGATGTTGTCGTTGCTTTTGCTTCTAAATTTAGATTAAACATAGTACGCATGAGTCACGTGTGTTGCCCCCTATTAAAACAGCAAAACTTTGTAAAGTAATTTATCTTAGATCAGCAATaaggacatgccaaaaagaacCAATCCTCCACTCAACTCTTGTTCCAATAAAATGAATACGTATCTTTTATTATAAAGTCTTCATATGGTTCATGATTTATGGcaaaagaagaaacaaaaaaatttaaaaaagaaaagaagtgcGTTGATGCATTTCATCTGGTCCATcgttttaatttatatatatactagttcaAGCAGGCCGTGCTTAGCCCGGGCTCAAACTTAAAATTTAAAAGTTCTAGATTCAGTTATTGTATAATTTGAATCATACTTTTATTTCGGACAATAGATTTATGGTAGTAGCGCGTTAATCATGTCTTGTCAATAAATTCTCATAAGAATCAAAGTTTTTTAGTCACATAATTGGATAATCTTTAAAAGTGATATTTTTTAGTAAGAAGCAAGTTTGGAAGAGAATTAGTAAATAATAAAGGGACACACGTGATTCGATATACCACAAAGTAAAAAGATTTACAAGTAAATAATTATAACTGATCGAAGATCATAAATTGGGAACATTTGACATTTCTATAAATTTGTGAGCATATAATTTCTTTAGCTATGGAAGAAATAGATTTCTTTTAAACTATGTAATATTTAAGTACACAtgtattaaaaaaaatttaaaaaaattatgataCCTCAAACAACGTCAGAAAAAAGTAAATTAATTTTGTTAAATGTGAGATAAATAACTCATCAATTATTTACCAACACAATTTCCCAATAAAAAGATTTGAATCCCAAGGttcttataaaaaataataataaataagttAGCCAACGATATTTAATATAAAGATcaaatttcttgttaaattctaAAAGCCAAGATTCTATAAGCTGTTAAGCAAATTTATTCTTCTTTAAAAGGAAaagatttagagcccgtttggattggcttacagcttaaagttgtttgcagcttataagctgaaaaaaataagttggggtagtccaacttattttttttggcttataagctgttttcagcttataagctgctttagataaactaagtcaaatgggtccaattatttttttgagcttattttaagcataaaatgactttaagctggccagccaaacactcaaaaaagctgaaaacagcttataagccaacttataagccaatccaaacgggctcttagtcttCTTTAAAAGGAAAAGATTTATTTAACTAAAAAAGCAGTATAATTGTATTTTCCCCCATCATCATTCCACTTTATTGCCACCCACCAGCTGACTATTTGACCAATGCACAAAGTAGGGACTATGTCAGTAATCATTAAAATTAACTATGTCAAGAGTGTAATCATTAAAATTATCTTCGTTATCAAACATTTGGTCAATATTTGATACAACTGACCAATTTTGCATCCTACTACATAATATCAAATCAGACTTTGCAATTAAACCCGTCAACTCGTTCGGTTAAATCGGTTAAAATCGGTAACTGGACCgattaaaccggtttaaccgataaaaattaaaaaaaaaaaaaatagccgtTGGGCCTATGTGAGCTgtccgttaatggaccgttggcaatggttcatttgcaaaaatggccgttgccaaacggtctttaaattattttttggccccccaaccccccaaacttttttttttaacactttaacccatccccacccctatataaacccttcttcattttcatttcaattcactcttcttcatctttctctcaaatctcaaattctcaatctctcaattatagtcgctttgcaataattagccacaaagtcttattatagtttcaactttcaattattaattttacaattataatattgttggtggagttggtgattttgcaacaatccgaagtagctttggtctatttgcaattctagccgccttcactttgttggaaattaatccggcaatttggtaccttcgttccaactctatctttatttttcgcaatttaattctagcaatttatttttcgcaatttaatttgttgtaatttattttcttgtgatttaaattaattctatttaataatgtcaaagagattaagacgtgatgccggtagtagtagtggtaggggtaggcttaatgaggaaacatttgtggaagaaacacctaatttaggtattgatgttggtggaaataatccacttttaggtcattgcctatgcaacaacattttaccgacacttttaatgaagacttagatgatgatgatgaaacacaaccccccgaaaatcccataggagatacatgtcctgcccaatcacatacacaagacaaaccgcctagaactcgtaagccaacaactaaagtttgaaaatttatgactaagaatagggaaaatcaatcagctacatgtaccatatgtggacaagtatttagttttaaacaggaaactggtaaggatggtgaacgggtacactaaatgctcatatgagaaccaaaattggtgattttattattctactatttttgtacaactcatgtattatttgcaagttaaaaaaaaactacaacttgcaaataaatgttatccaagaatgaataaaatatatgactcatatacttgaaaaataactaaaatatactaagaatatacttgtaatgtatagtatactataagtataacttaaacataaatacattacatatatgtatatacattatatatatgtattaatgtatatacatatatatataaacatatatacattaatacatatatatatatatatatatataagctatatataacttaaacatatttatatatattaagttatatgacctaagtatattgatatatatatatatattaagttatatgcatatataacttaaacatatttatatatattaagttatataacctaagtatattgatacatatattgatatatatatatatatatatatataaaagtatattcttactatattttaggtatatatatgtatatgtatacgtatattctgtattgctgacttgctgttagcctgttagtcagtaaatatttaaactttagttataaacttgtataacatatgtaaatatacctaaaatatactaataaatactataatatatataatacaaaaaaaaaaaacatgttttggACACTTTGAACTGGACCGGTTCCGATTTGAGTTTTCAAACCGGTAAACGCCGGTTCCCTAACtgattaccggtccggttccgattaAACAGGTTGACAGGCTTATTTGCAATTGAATATTTTAAGTTGGGATGGAAAATTACAGATTTAACATCCATGTCTTTAAAAGATTTGACATTTATGGGCACATGAAGAACTAGAGGATTAGGGATAACTTAGCAAATTCATAGTAACTCAcagccatatatatacatatgatatcaTCTCTCTGTACATACAAAAATTATGATGTGAAAATAGAAGAAAACAATTAAAACCTTCAATCGGACGAATGATCCTTAAAATCTTTAATCAACTTCTCCAGAAAATGGTAAGATGATCCTCCTTGTAACAAGGCTCTCCTGCTTTTTTCTTTCATCTCCTCCAATTTTTTTCTGATACCATTTTTCTCCTTTGTATCATCCAACATCAGTCTCCTTATCGCGCTCTGTATCTCCTCTGCCGTGACTAAAACGGGACTCTCACTCCGATACTCCATCTTTATATCCACGGCCATCTCCAAATCAACCACCAGCTCGAAAGCATTTACTTGTTGCTCTGCATACATAGGCCATGTTGCCATTGGAACTCCAAACCACAAGCTTTCCAGTATCGAATTCCAACCACAATGCGTAATAAATCCTCCAATTGACTTGTGAGATAGCACTGCCACTTGAGGTGCCCATCCGATCACTTTCCCTCTCTGCATAGTTAGTTCCAAGAAACCTTCTGGCAACACTTGCTCCGGATGTGTAAGATCATCCGGAGCacctattttgcccttggcctggTTCTGCCGTAATGCCCACAAGAAATGGCAGCCACTTCGGTCAAGGGCTATTGCAATCTCCTTCAATTGTTCCTCGTCAAAGGAACCATAGCTTCCAAAACAGAGGAACAATACCGAAGAATCTTGTTGCTCATCTAACCAACTATTGATACCCTCGTCCGGTCCTTGTATCAGGTTTATTATAGGCCCGACCGGGTATAAAGACGGAACCCCATTATCATTAGCGAGGGATTTAATTGAATGAGGCTCGAGCTCAATGAAAGTGTTAATTATAATTCCTTTTGCTTGCCGTATCATTCGAGCAGTAGACAGAGGTAGGTGCAAACGGCCATGTTTATCAAGCATGGCATTTGGCAAAACCTTTGCAGGAAGAGGATGTAAGTACGTCGAAACGGGCAGTAACGTGTCCGAGTCCTTGAAATCGGAGATATCACGATTGTACTCATCTTTAAGTGTCTGTGCATAAAACAGGAGGCCAAGAAAGGCAGCACTAGAAGTGAAGAATACGTAGCTTGGTAGACCAAGATCAATTGCTACTTCTATCATTTTGTCACTGAACATGTCAACGATCACACCAGCCAGTCGAGTCCTAGAATTACTCTTATTGGTCACAAAGTTGAGGACTATTGCTTCTCTTACTAGCTGCTTGGAATTATCAAAGGTTTCAACAAGAAGAGCTTCTTGATTTGAAAGATTGTTACTTTGAGGTTGAGGAGAAGAAAG
Protein-coding sequences here:
- the LOC132616712 gene encoding uncharacterized protein LOC132616712, with product MERTELIFIPGPGMGHLVAAVEIGKLLTSRAHWLSITFFIIDLPIETGVHTYTSSLEIDDSTSSRLRFLHLSSPQPQSNNLSNQEALLVETFDNSKQLVREAIVLNFVTNKSNSRTRLAGVIVDMFSDKMIEVAIDLGLPSYVFFTSSAAFLGLLFYAQTLKDEYNRDISDFKDSDTLLPVSTYLHPLPAKVLPNAMLDKHGRLHLPLSTARMIRQAKGIIINTFIELEPHSIKSLANDNGVPSLYPVGPIINLIQGPDEGINSWLDEQQDSSVLFLCFGSYGSFDEEQLKEIAIALDRSGCHFLWALRQNQAKGKIGAPDDLTHPEQVLPEGFLELTMQRGKVIGWAPQVAVLSHKSIGGFITHCGWNSILESLWFGVPMATWPMYAEQQVNAFELVVDLEMAVDIKMEYRSESPVLVTAEEIQSAIRRLMLDDTKEKNGIRKKLEEMKEKSRRALLQGGSSYHFLENKKKNKSRKPIQAAYMEKLAELIVIPSPAMGHVAQMLELAKLLIHQNHQLSITVLIMKLPDYIDAVSGPFVDSVAASSSSNRLQFIALPSPDPTPEWSSKTRGHFVYRLVQSQKSHIREFLRSQRPGCKLAGFVVDMLCTPLMDVADEFGIPSYVFFTSPAAFLGLMLHFQFLEDECHQDVSTFKNSDSTSPLSFPSYAYPVPPSVLPMVLVDRDTWLGRFLDFARGYRKAKGIIINTFAELEIHALDAYNNNSSSNDISRSERVPLPLIYPIGPILNQSKSKSATEEAEITNWLDEQPPNSVVLICFGSQGSVPVDQVNEIAIALEKTGCRFLWSLRRPPQSNNAEFPGEYTSYSEILPVGFLNRTEKRGKVVGWVPQLKVLSHEAVGGFVSHCGWNSILESIWCGVPIATWPLHSEQQVNAFQLVKEVGTAVEITLDYCERNKDQPMVTAEAIEKGVKKLMETNSEVRDKAKEMKEKSRTSVMEGGSSYLSLGKLIDELLKNAALLLCS